Proteins encoded by one window of Nitrincola iocasae:
- a CDS encoding DNA repair ATPase translates to MSESSHSQDSIQSELDPSAESPSVTENAAYDVIRSRLLTQGEQLQSQVEALNQARLSEFGQIDLAVAHRFRVRTENNCIARDIVQVGEYLLFGYNVFIGLKNTTAVNDVFALYRHNAEADSFEMAEVALEGTFLSEVAFVNDFTELYTYYNNARLLQLQVRNNRLLASFQIGERSSDIRVFRWQISADAKSVTYIDNRGERDIKLPPSQDFEWTMLGREHMVNGKYPHFSVLDRIFVDTLGGDLTVKIENNTEAGKGIYSEPVDETNQSLNDIELGYALLGDLILLRVLPYRETHVRYFVFNSFNQEVKRIDDIGEACIQLPENHGIIFPGGCYLVQGGLRYFSNDQKGLVFQRFVRSPNGEDVLYVFYQATDGVVALYPYNMINKALSNPIISHGYALADDGRLIVFTAEEEPSRTHPMQVWHTPFFSESYASQQPTSQSFYGRIGNPELVRGISEIYSTIRLILQQDASAHHYNSLSQAAARLFDHFYWLSSPELEQIAGLLKEVSSTAELVLDEYEKVKSIQSHAEAALVEAKQRQQQLLSSLRPDNWQTPEPFVQALSELRQQRGHLLTIRELRYIDVAQVDEMEAEVIQAEVGITNATANFLQQDTALEPYYAQIKLLTEAVDQANSSIELQPTLNELKALSESLDLLSELIAGLKIDDANQHTRIIDSISEIYAQTNQIRARARNRAQSFGSDEARAQFAAQFKLFSQSINNALALAQTPDQCDEQLSRLFVQLEELEGQFSEYNEFLNDILTKREEIQESFEAHRQRLTDSRNQRAQSIFDAGSRILVNLSRRSSRFKRADELNTYFASDPMVLKLITLAQELRQLDDSVKADDIESRLKMAKEQAIRALRDQVDLFEENGTVIKLGPRHRFSINTQEPELTLIPRGDALVLHLTGTDYYETIDDQRLVKAKPYWQQALESENEQVYRAEFLADSILHAAHSQTEGLSWAVLVEASTQFETLLAKVREYSGSRYREGYERGIHDHDAARILHKLIPAREAAGVLYLPADARAITLLFWWQTQHETAQLRWPQSARSAAQLRRLFNTTQAIQLLETEIAQHLGAYVDAQRLPLQQQGIRQGAEFLVATLSHPHIDYVVSKYAEQLTKQLEASVDDQSWQGFQAALAELDGDIGDQWALVEAWLSALVQYSGADELRPYIPEAVLLILNQDREPIKALQVDLSFRVTELLGEHPRIAEQQLLMRLDDFNARLSTFRQQWLPAYQQYLLDRAEVVREARQTIRVDEFKAQPLSSFVRNRLINEVYLPIIGDNLAKQMGTVGDSGRTDLMGLLMMISPPGYGKTTLVEYVANRLGLIFMKINCPSLGHDVLSLDPQQAPNATAKQELHKLNLALEMGNNVMLYLDDIQHTHPEFLQKFISLCDGSRRIEGVWKGRTRTYNMRGKKFCVVMAGNPYTESGEVFKIPDMLANRADIYNLGDILGGQQNAFELSYIENCLTSNPILAPLATRELSDFYKIDAMSRGEQIANAELQHSYSNAELNEMISVLQKLRIAQTIILKVNQQYIASAAQADEYRTEPPFRLQGSYRNMNKLAEKVTAVMNDDELQQAIDDLYQGEAQLLTTGAEENLLKLAELRGTLTAAQAQRWQQIKLDFVRNNAFGGADSDTGQQVVVQLADIAKALKQPSH, encoded by the coding sequence ATGTCAGAATCCAGCCACTCTCAGGATTCCATTCAGAGTGAACTCGACCCATCTGCCGAGTCACCAAGCGTTACTGAAAATGCAGCGTATGATGTGATTCGAAGTCGATTGCTGACGCAGGGAGAGCAACTGCAATCACAAGTCGAGGCACTCAACCAAGCGCGCTTATCTGAGTTTGGCCAGATTGATTTAGCAGTGGCTCATCGATTTAGAGTCCGAACTGAGAACAATTGCATTGCCCGTGACATTGTTCAGGTGGGAGAGTATCTGCTATTTGGTTACAACGTCTTTATTGGATTAAAGAACACTACTGCCGTCAATGATGTGTTTGCTCTATATCGGCACAATGCCGAAGCTGATTCGTTTGAAATGGCAGAGGTGGCGCTAGAGGGCACATTTCTATCTGAAGTCGCTTTTGTAAACGACTTTACCGAGCTGTACACCTACTACAATAATGCGCGCCTGCTTCAATTACAGGTACGCAACAACCGCTTATTAGCCTCTTTCCAGATAGGTGAACGCAGCAGCGATATACGCGTTTTTCGTTGGCAGATAAGTGCTGATGCTAAATCAGTCACCTACATAGACAATCGAGGTGAACGCGACATTAAGCTACCACCCTCACAGGATTTTGAGTGGACAATGCTAGGCCGCGAACACATGGTGAATGGTAAATACCCTCATTTTTCAGTTCTGGATCGTATTTTTGTTGATACCCTGGGCGGAGACCTGACGGTAAAAATTGAAAACAATACTGAAGCAGGGAAAGGGATATACTCTGAGCCAGTTGATGAAACTAATCAATCGCTTAACGATATTGAGCTAGGGTATGCTTTGCTCGGCGACCTTATACTCCTACGTGTACTACCCTATCGCGAAACGCACGTCCGTTATTTTGTATTCAACAGCTTTAACCAGGAAGTCAAACGTATTGATGATATAGGCGAAGCCTGTATCCAACTACCTGAAAACCATGGCATCATTTTTCCTGGTGGCTGCTATTTAGTCCAGGGCGGCTTGCGCTACTTTAGCAATGACCAAAAAGGACTGGTTTTCCAACGATTTGTTCGCTCACCTAATGGTGAGGATGTGCTTTATGTATTTTACCAAGCGACTGATGGGGTCGTAGCTTTATACCCATACAATATGATTAATAAAGCCTTGAGCAACCCGATTATTAGTCATGGCTATGCTTTGGCGGATGATGGTCGTTTAATTGTCTTTACCGCCGAAGAAGAGCCGTCTCGCACTCATCCCATGCAGGTATGGCACACACCTTTTTTCTCTGAAAGCTACGCCAGTCAGCAACCTACAAGCCAATCATTTTATGGTCGTATTGGTAATCCCGAGCTGGTACGTGGCATATCAGAAATCTACTCGACTATACGTTTAATCCTGCAACAAGATGCCAGCGCCCACCATTACAATTCATTGTCACAAGCCGCTGCACGTTTATTTGATCACTTTTACTGGTTATCCAGCCCTGAGTTGGAGCAGATCGCAGGCTTACTTAAAGAGGTCTCCTCTACAGCCGAGCTGGTGCTCGATGAGTATGAAAAAGTTAAAAGCATTCAGTCACATGCTGAAGCGGCCTTAGTAGAAGCCAAGCAACGGCAGCAACAATTACTGTCATCTTTGCGCCCTGACAACTGGCAAACTCCAGAACCTTTTGTGCAAGCCTTATCGGAGCTAAGACAGCAACGCGGGCATCTGTTAACCATACGTGAGTTACGCTACATAGACGTCGCTCAGGTAGATGAAATGGAAGCGGAGGTCATACAGGCAGAAGTAGGAATAACAAATGCTACTGCCAACTTCCTGCAGCAAGACACGGCACTGGAACCTTACTACGCACAAATCAAATTACTGACAGAAGCAGTTGATCAGGCCAACTCTAGCATCGAGTTACAACCCACACTCAATGAGCTGAAAGCTCTCTCAGAAAGCCTGGATCTGCTTTCAGAGTTAATTGCCGGGTTAAAAATTGATGATGCCAATCAACACACCCGCATCATTGACTCAATCAGTGAGATCTACGCACAAACCAACCAGATTAGAGCGCGTGCACGCAACCGAGCACAGAGTTTTGGCAGTGATGAAGCGCGGGCGCAATTTGCAGCCCAGTTCAAACTGTTTAGCCAGTCGATTAACAATGCCCTCGCTTTGGCACAAACCCCGGATCAATGCGATGAGCAGCTGTCTCGACTGTTTGTTCAGTTAGAAGAACTTGAAGGACAGTTCTCGGAATACAATGAATTTTTAAATGACATTCTCACCAAGCGTGAGGAAATTCAAGAGAGCTTTGAAGCACACCGCCAACGTTTAACTGACTCACGAAACCAACGCGCTCAGTCAATTTTTGATGCGGGCAGCCGTATTTTGGTGAACCTGTCTCGACGCTCTTCACGGTTTAAACGTGCCGATGAGTTAAATACCTATTTTGCATCTGACCCCATGGTGCTTAAGCTGATAACCTTAGCTCAAGAGCTTCGCCAGCTGGATGACAGTGTTAAGGCTGACGACATTGAATCCCGGCTTAAAATGGCAAAAGAGCAAGCCATTAGAGCACTACGCGACCAGGTAGATCTATTTGAAGAGAATGGAACAGTCATCAAACTGGGTCCTCGCCATCGTTTCAGTATTAATACCCAAGAGCCCGAACTCACTCTAATTCCAAGAGGTGATGCGTTAGTTTTACACCTGACAGGTACTGACTATTACGAAACTATCGATGACCAGCGTTTAGTCAAAGCTAAACCCTATTGGCAGCAAGCACTGGAATCTGAAAATGAACAGGTTTATCGCGCAGAGTTTTTGGCTGATAGCATTCTGCACGCGGCACACAGCCAAACAGAAGGTTTGAGTTGGGCCGTCTTAGTGGAAGCAAGCACTCAATTTGAAACCTTGCTGGCCAAGGTTCGAGAGTACAGCGGGTCCAGATACAGAGAAGGCTATGAACGAGGCATTCATGATCATGATGCGGCCCGTATTTTACATAAGCTCATCCCTGCCCGTGAAGCCGCGGGGGTGTTGTACTTACCCGCCGATGCACGTGCTATTACACTGTTGTTCTGGTGGCAAACTCAACATGAAACCGCCCAGCTACGCTGGCCCCAATCAGCACGCTCTGCGGCGCAGTTGCGTCGCCTGTTTAACACCACTCAAGCCATTCAATTGCTGGAAACTGAAATAGCACAACACTTAGGTGCCTATGTCGATGCGCAGCGCTTACCCCTGCAGCAGCAGGGTATCAGACAGGGTGCCGAGTTTCTGGTGGCGACATTAAGTCACCCTCATATTGACTATGTGGTCTCTAAATATGCAGAGCAATTAACGAAACAACTTGAAGCCAGTGTAGATGATCAAAGCTGGCAAGGTTTTCAAGCCGCATTAGCAGAGCTAGACGGGGATATTGGTGATCAATGGGCTCTGGTTGAAGCCTGGCTAAGTGCGCTGGTTCAGTATAGCGGTGCTGACGAATTACGCCCCTACATACCCGAAGCTGTTTTACTGATACTGAACCAAGACCGCGAACCCATAAAGGCTTTGCAGGTGGATCTCAGCTTCAGGGTTACTGAGCTGTTAGGTGAACATCCGCGTATTGCTGAGCAACAACTCCTAATGCGCCTTGATGATTTTAATGCGCGCTTAAGTACCTTTAGACAGCAATGGTTACCGGCTTATCAACAATACCTTCTCGATCGGGCTGAGGTCGTTCGTGAAGCACGTCAAACCATACGTGTCGATGAGTTTAAAGCACAACCGCTGAGTTCTTTCGTTCGCAATCGATTAATTAACGAAGTGTATCTACCCATTATCGGCGACAACCTCGCTAAGCAAATGGGTACCGTGGGAGATAGTGGCCGCACAGATTTGATGGGGCTATTGATGATGATTTCACCACCCGGTTATGGCAAAACCACCCTAGTGGAGTATGTTGCTAATCGGCTTGGATTAATTTTCATGAAAATTAACTGCCCGTCTTTAGGGCATGATGTGTTGTCTCTTGATCCCCAGCAAGCCCCAAATGCAACAGCAAAGCAGGAACTGCATAAGTTGAACTTAGCCTTAGAGATGGGCAACAATGTGATGCTGTATTTGGATGATATTCAGCATACTCATCCGGAATTTTTGCAGAAATTCATCTCACTCTGTGATGGCAGTCGGCGCATTGAAGGTGTCTGGAAGGGCCGCACCAGAACCTATAATATGCGCGGTAAGAAGTTTTGTGTGGTCATGGCGGGTAACCCTTATACGGAATCGGGTGAAGTCTTTAAAATCCCGGATATGCTGGCTAACCGAGCGGATATTTATAACCTGGGTGATATCCTGGGTGGCCAGCAAAACGCGTTTGAACTGTCGTATATTGAAAACTGTCTGACCTCGAACCCAATATTAGCGCCCTTGGCGACCCGAGAGTTAAGTGACTTTTACAAAATTGACGCCATGTCTCGTGGAGAACAAATTGCCAATGCGGAGCTTCAGCACAGCTATTCCAATGCCGAGCTCAATGAAATGATATCTGTGTTGCAGAAGTTACGCATAGCTCAAACGATCATTTTGAAAGTGAATCAACAATATATTGCCAGTGCTGCACAAGCTGATGAATACCGAACTGAACCTCCATTCAGACTGCAGGGTTCTTATCGCAACATGAACAAACTGGCTGAGAAAGTTACGGCGGTAATGAACGATGATGAGTTACAGCAAGCCATTGATGACCTCTACCAGGGTGAAGCCCAGCTACTAACCACCGGCGCAGAAGAAAACTTACTTAAGCTCGCTGAATTACGTGGTACTTTAACTGCAGCACAAGCTCAGCGATGGCAGCAGATAAAGCTGGACTTTGTTCGCAACAATGCCTTTGGCGGGGCGGATTCAGATACAGGCCAACAGGTTGTAGTGCAACTAGCTGACATAGCAAAAGCATTAAAGCAACCATCTCACTAG
- a CDS encoding serine/threonine protein kinase, which produces MSLSPHPFETLTPDFILDAIDAQGFLTDGRILALNSYENRVYQVGIEEEIPLIAKFYRPGRWSDTQILEEHQFCYELEEQELSVVTPLKNSQGESLLHYQDFRLALFPRRGGRAPDLDNPDHLYQLGHTLGRMHRVGAARPFIERPVLDLASFGYNSIELIARDFMPASLREAYLSLTRDLMLRIETAFTLFDDLSYIRVHGDCHGGNLLWRDDVAHFVDFDDARMAPAMQDLWMLLSENERHLRELQLAEVLSGYQEFADFDPRELHLVEPLRTLRMLHYSAWLARRWQDPAFPLSFPWFNTERYWGEHILQLREQLSALQEPVLRVL; this is translated from the coding sequence GTGAGCTTATCCCCTCATCCATTCGAAACCCTGACCCCGGATTTTATTCTGGATGCCATCGACGCGCAGGGCTTTCTCACGGATGGACGCATCCTGGCACTGAACAGTTATGAAAATCGCGTGTATCAGGTGGGCATTGAAGAAGAAATACCACTGATTGCCAAATTTTACCGTCCAGGGCGTTGGTCGGATACACAGATTCTGGAAGAGCATCAGTTTTGCTATGAGTTGGAAGAGCAGGAGCTTTCAGTGGTAACGCCGCTGAAAAATAGTCAGGGTGAAAGTCTGCTGCACTATCAGGACTTTCGACTGGCACTCTTTCCTCGCCGTGGCGGACGCGCACCGGATCTGGATAACCCGGACCATTTGTATCAGTTAGGGCATACCTTGGGGCGCATGCATCGTGTTGGTGCGGCGCGTCCTTTTATTGAGCGTCCGGTACTGGATCTGGCTTCATTTGGCTATAACAGTATCGAGCTGATCGCTCGGGATTTTATGCCAGCCTCTCTGCGTGAAGCTTACCTGTCGCTGACCCGTGATCTGATGCTGAGAATCGAAACTGCCTTTACCCTGTTCGATGATCTGAGCTATATCCGTGTTCACGGCGACTGCCATGGTGGCAACCTGTTGTGGCGTGATGATGTGGCTCATTTTGTCGATTTCGATGATGCACGCATGGCACCGGCGATGCAGGACTTGTGGATGTTGCTGAGCGAAAACGAGCGTCATTTGCGTGAGTTGCAACTAGCTGAGGTATTATCTGGCTATCAGGAATTTGCCGATTTTGATCCGCGCGAACTGCATCTGGTCGAGCCTTTGCGAACCCTGCGTATGCTACATTACAGTGCCTGGCTGGCGCGTCGCTGGCAGGATCCGGCGTTTCCACTGAGCTTTCCCTGGTTCAACACCGAACGTTACTGGGGCGAACACATACTACAACTGCGCGAACAGCTTTCTGCCCTGCAAGAGCCGGTGTTGCGCGTGCTGTAA
- a CDS encoding lytic murein transglycosylase, translating to MTRYTSTLRHCRSLLVGVSLLLPLTLLSACASTQSESSPIMASNTSQGIPQAVEQINQRESFDAWLEAFRRDAATQGISPRALSALDNVRYLERVIELDRYQPEFVRPIWEYLDSAVSPTRVSNGREKLAEHGQTAMQMQQRYGVPAEIIVAIWGIESNYGGNFGSFSALSSFATLAYDGRRSDFARGELLAALRIIDSGDIAADEMIGSWAGAMGHTQFIPSSFETYAQDGDGDGRRDIWGSIADVMASTANYLARSGWQTGQPWGVEVKLPSGFDYAQTERLSSAEWATQGVQALNGPLPTFDSAAVIVPAGAQGPAFMVGANFRTILRYNNATSYALAVATLSDAIAGRAGIQQPWPRDQLPLTRADVRELQQRLNALGYSVGEPDGILGPNTRKGLGVFQQDQGLVADGFANQAVLELIRQR from the coding sequence ATGACACGTTATACAAGTACACTGCGTCATTGCCGTTCACTGTTGGTGGGTGTTAGTTTGTTACTGCCCCTTACCCTGCTCTCGGCCTGCGCTTCGACGCAATCAGAGTCTTCACCGATTATGGCATCTAACACCAGCCAGGGAATCCCACAGGCGGTAGAACAAATCAACCAGCGGGAAAGCTTTGACGCCTGGCTCGAGGCATTCCGTCGTGATGCAGCGACTCAAGGGATTAGTCCCCGGGCACTCTCGGCACTGGATAATGTGCGCTATCTGGAACGCGTGATCGAGCTCGACCGTTACCAGCCTGAATTTGTTCGTCCCATTTGGGAATACCTGGATAGTGCCGTATCCCCCACCCGGGTCAGCAACGGTCGAGAGAAGTTGGCCGAGCATGGTCAAACGGCGATGCAAATGCAGCAACGTTATGGTGTGCCTGCTGAAATTATCGTCGCTATCTGGGGTATTGAAAGTAATTATGGCGGCAACTTCGGCAGTTTTTCAGCACTCAGTTCGTTTGCAACCCTAGCCTACGACGGTCGGCGTAGTGACTTTGCCCGCGGAGAGTTGCTGGCCGCGCTGCGTATCATCGACAGTGGTGATATTGCTGCAGACGAGATGATTGGCTCCTGGGCAGGTGCCATGGGCCACACTCAGTTTATTCCTTCCAGTTTTGAAACCTATGCCCAGGATGGTGATGGTGATGGTCGTCGAGATATCTGGGGCAGTATTGCCGATGTGATGGCGTCGACGGCTAATTATCTGGCTCGATCCGGTTGGCAGACTGGACAGCCTTGGGGAGTAGAGGTCAAGTTACCATCAGGCTTTGACTATGCCCAAACCGAGCGTCTTAGCAGCGCCGAATGGGCCACTCAAGGGGTACAGGCTTTGAACGGCCCACTGCCGACCTTCGACAGTGCCGCCGTGATCGTCCCGGCAGGTGCTCAGGGGCCAGCGTTTATGGTCGGAGCCAATTTCCGCACTATCCTGCGCTATAACAACGCCACCAGTTATGCCTTGGCCGTAGCCACCTTGAGTGATGCGATTGCCGGGCGTGCAGGCATTCAACAACCCTGGCCGCGTGATCAGCTACCCTTAACCCGTGCCGATGTGCGTGAGCTTCAGCAAAGGCTGAATGCACTGGGTTATAGCGTCGGCGAGCCCGATGGGATTTTGGGGCCGAATACACGTAAGGGTTTGGGAGTCTTCCAACAGGACCAAGGGTTAGTGGCTGACGGCTTTGCTAACCAGGCGGTGTTGGAGTTGATCAGGCAGCGTTAA
- a CDS encoding IMPACT family protein, giving the protein MSFSKTLEHPVESDFEIKKSRFIGRIESIYSQEEGLAKVAALWQQHPEARHVCYAMLVNGQVRQSDDGEPSGTAARPMLNVLQHKGLDNVLATVVRYFGGIKLGAGGLVRAYSQAISDPLNTAELIEVRPQSTAVIHFQYEHESLVRHLADQYGVNLDVQYAQRVTAQVTGETECLEQFLEMTNSQLRGELIQDSAEQTF; this is encoded by the coding sequence ATGTCATTCAGTAAAACCCTTGAACATCCGGTAGAAAGTGATTTTGAAATTAAGAAATCACGCTTTATCGGACGCATCGAAAGTATATACAGCCAGGAAGAAGGCCTCGCTAAAGTGGCGGCCCTTTGGCAGCAGCATCCGGAAGCGCGGCATGTTTGCTACGCCATGCTGGTAAACGGACAAGTGCGTCAGTCCGATGATGGTGAGCCATCCGGCACGGCTGCGCGCCCCATGCTTAATGTGTTGCAGCACAAAGGCCTGGATAATGTGCTGGCAACCGTAGTGCGCTATTTTGGTGGCATTAAGCTGGGCGCTGGTGGCCTGGTAAGAGCTTACAGTCAGGCGATCAGTGATCCGTTAAATACTGCCGAGTTGATTGAGGTACGTCCTCAATCCACAGCGGTTATCCATTTTCAGTATGAACATGAATCGCTTGTCAGGCATTTAGCAGATCAATATGGTGTAAATCTGGATGTTCAGTATGCACAGAGAGTCACCGCTCAAGTCACTGGAGAAACAGAGTGTCTTGAGCAGTTTCTGGAGATGACCAACAGCCAGTTACGGGGTGAGTTGATCCAAGATTCGGCTGAACAAACCTTCTAA
- a CDS encoding phosphoribosyltransferase family protein — MNLPTTQSTQVIVVSNSSDNPFAIDVAYAMNQREDIADLISMKQFMNTEFCPRFISDEADFDHIGRTLKGKSVIIVSTGSHIKSRQELAMANLIIARAAKENGAKRVILVEPDLFYSAQDRGPYQDSGQTHLERDIHDIKKFDGQPFTAKLYAQVLKLSGVDTVMTVHNHSESVQKIFSDVFEGDFHNLIPYQIYAHYLLNSNILTYGDDGEGLVLCAPDKGAREFVKEMYKSLGLSKAKFIMLDKERTAERKVEITLHKESEHTFDGLEGSSIILFDDMVRTGSTVVKSCQFLQQIKPQRMVFAVTHFYASDEGRERMAHPTIDEILTLNTLPTILNRDEQGRLRKKMVVLKVEKWLAQELLTLLNLPQVQQQEANPYKIDMSSKNPRFKRKISFSEELSELK, encoded by the coding sequence ATGAATTTGCCGACCACACAGTCAACGCAAGTCATCGTTGTAAGCAATTCTTCAGATAATCCCTTTGCTATTGATGTCGCTTATGCCATGAATCAACGCGAAGACATTGCCGACCTGATCAGCATGAAGCAATTCATGAATACTGAGTTTTGCCCTCGATTTATTTCTGACGAAGCGGATTTTGATCATATCGGTCGTACCCTCAAGGGGAAGAGTGTCATCATTGTCAGTACCGGGAGCCATATAAAAAGCCGGCAGGAATTGGCCATGGCAAATTTAATTATCGCGAGGGCTGCGAAAGAAAATGGTGCGAAGCGGGTGATTTTGGTTGAGCCGGACTTGTTCTACAGTGCTCAGGACCGTGGCCCCTATCAGGATTCAGGTCAAACCCATCTTGAACGAGATATCCATGACATAAAGAAATTCGACGGCCAACCCTTTACGGCCAAACTTTACGCCCAGGTGCTGAAGCTTTCTGGTGTAGATACCGTCATGACCGTTCATAACCATTCCGAGTCAGTGCAAAAAATCTTTTCCGATGTGTTTGAAGGTGATTTTCATAACTTAATCCCTTATCAGATCTATGCACATTATCTGTTAAATTCAAACATACTGACCTACGGCGATGACGGTGAAGGGCTGGTGCTTTGCGCGCCGGATAAAGGTGCGCGTGAATTCGTAAAAGAAATGTATAAATCCCTGGGCTTAAGCAAAGCAAAATTTATCATGCTCGACAAAGAGCGTACCGCTGAGCGAAAGGTGGAAATCACCTTGCATAAAGAAAGCGAACACACCTTCGACGGCTTAGAGGGTTCCAGTATCATATTATTTGATGACATGGTGCGGACGGGATCTACAGTGGTGAAATCCTGCCAATTTCTACAGCAAATAAAGCCGCAACGCATGGTATTTGCTGTCACTCATTTTTATGCCAGTGACGAAGGGCGGGAACGTATGGCCCACCCAACTATTGATGAAATTTTAACGCTGAATACATTACCAACAATTTTGAACCGTGATGAACAAGGGCGGTTACGTAAAAAAATGGTGGTTTTAAAAGTAGAAAAGTGGTTAGCGCAAGAGCTACTTACGCTTCTCAACTTACCCCAAGTTCAACAACAGGAAGCTAACCCCTATAAAATTGATATGTCATCTAAAAACCCTCGTTTTAAGCGCAAAATCTCGTTCAGTGAAGAGCTCTCTGAGTTGAAGTAA
- the gpt gene encoding xanthine phosphoribosyltransferase — MTEHHYRMDFPVGWEELHRNARALAWRLLDKGQWNGIIAITRGGLVPAAILAREMDIRMIDTICVVSYQKSDTYGTAAAQGDLTVLKGVAGDGEGMILIDDLVDTGKTARHVREMLPKAHFATLYAKPAGKPLVDTFITEVSQDTWIRFPWDMEHTFSTPLAERPKMLG; from the coding sequence ATGACTGAACACCACTACCGGATGGACTTTCCTGTCGGCTGGGAAGAGCTGCACCGTAATGCCCGCGCACTAGCCTGGCGACTCTTGGATAAGGGCCAATGGAACGGCATTATTGCGATTACCCGTGGTGGCCTGGTCCCCGCAGCAATATTGGCACGTGAGATGGATATCCGCATGATTGATACCATCTGTGTAGTGAGCTATCAGAAAAGTGACACTTACGGTACCGCCGCCGCCCAGGGTGATCTCACGGTGCTCAAGGGCGTTGCTGGTGATGGTGAAGGAATGATTCTGATTGATGACCTGGTGGATACTGGCAAAACGGCGCGTCATGTTCGCGAGATGTTGCCGAAAGCACACTTTGCCACCCTTTATGCCAAGCCAGCCGGAAAGCCGCTGGTGGATACGTTTATTACTGAGGTTAGCCAGGATACCTGGATACGGTTTCCCTGGGATATGGAGCATACCTTCTCTACGCCTTTGGCAGAGCGCCCTAAAATGCTTGGGTAA
- a CDS encoding NCS2 family permease, producing MLERLFQLEAHNTSVRNEIIGGITTFLTMAYIIFVNPAMLAQAGMDQGAVFVATCLAAAIGCLIMGLYANYPIALAPGMGLNAFFTYGVVLGMGYSWEVALGAIFLSGVIFVFISIFKIREWIINSIPASLKLGIAAGIGLFLAIIALKNAGIVVEHPATLVTLGDLSTPPAIYGLLGFFVIAALAYLRVTGAVMIGILSITVLAIILGHNEFGGLVSMPPSIAPTFLAMDIAGAFEVGMISVIFAFLFVDLFDTAGTLIGVGERGKLLDEDGKLPRIKKALLADSTATVVGASLGTSSTTSYIESAAGVAAGGRTGLTAVVVAILFLVSLFFAPLAGSIPAYATAGALLYVAVLMTGSLSKVDWDDVSEAAPVLIAALTMPLTFSIAHGIALAFISYAAIKLFSGQGKQVSISVYALAVFFVVKFIFFP from the coding sequence ATGCTTGAACGTCTTTTCCAACTTGAAGCCCACAATACCTCGGTTCGAAACGAGATAATCGGTGGCATAACCACTTTCCTGACCATGGCGTATATTATATTCGTCAACCCGGCGATGCTGGCGCAAGCCGGTATGGATCAGGGAGCCGTCTTTGTCGCCACCTGCCTTGCAGCCGCCATAGGTTGTTTAATTATGGGGCTTTATGCGAACTACCCGATCGCACTTGCACCAGGAATGGGCTTAAATGCCTTCTTCACCTACGGCGTTGTTCTCGGCATGGGGTATTCCTGGGAAGTCGCACTGGGGGCCATCTTCCTTTCGGGTGTGATATTCGTTTTTATCAGCATCTTCAAGATTCGCGAGTGGATCATTAACTCCATTCCAGCCTCATTGAAACTCGGTATTGCAGCCGGCATCGGTTTGTTCCTGGCGATCATCGCCCTGAAAAATGCCGGTATTGTAGTTGAGCATCCGGCCACGCTGGTTACGCTCGGTGATCTGTCTACACCACCAGCCATCTATGGCCTTCTCGGCTTTTTTGTGATTGCAGCGCTGGCTTATCTGAGGGTAACCGGTGCAGTCATGATCGGTATTTTGAGCATCACGGTGCTTGCCATCATTTTAGGACACAATGAATTTGGCGGACTTGTCTCCATGCCGCCGTCCATTGCACCAACTTTCTTAGCCATGGATATTGCCGGTGCTTTTGAAGTAGGCATGATCAGTGTGATTTTTGCTTTCCTGTTTGTCGATCTGTTTGATACAGCCGGTACACTCATCGGTGTCGGCGAGCGCGGCAAATTACTGGATGAAGACGGCAAACTACCCCGGATCAAAAAAGCCCTGCTGGCCGACTCTACAGCAACCGTTGTCGGCGCTTCACTGGGTACATCATCAACCACCAGCTACATCGAAAGCGCCGCCGGTGTTGCTGCGGGTGGGCGCACCGGCCTGACGGCCGTAGTGGTTGCGATACTGTTTCTGGTGAGTTTGTTTTTTGCACCTTTAGCTGGCTCCATTCCCGCTTACGCCACAGCGGGTGCACTGTTGTACGTGGCTGTATTGATGACAGGCAGTCTATCCAAAGTCGACTGGGACGACGTGTCTGAAGCCGCCCCGGTACTGATTGCAGCCCTGACCATGCCACTGACCTTCTCCATTGCCCATGGTATAGCGCTGGCATTTATCAGCTACGCCGCCATCAAGCTCTTCTCTGGACAGGGTAAGCAGGTCAGCATTAGCGTCTATGCGCTGGCAGTCTTCTTTGTGGTTAAATTTATATTCTTTCCTTGA